Proteins from a single region of Flavobacteriales bacterium:
- a CDS encoding formylglycine-generating enzyme family protein: MKYTQLILLGSCMLFAFSFAKEGNKKSKGKGFIPPGTVKISDSLFMDKTEISNFSWLEYEAWTKRNEPEKRNSVLPDTNLWITPEFSYTPFEKYYHRHSAYRNYPAVAISFQQAKKYCRWRTAMVNHMILVKLKKKKYEDPIDLNNETFVVYRLPTKSEWEKAAFGDKNPIQYPYGVNQLKDPKSGKSHSHTREDRNLDATFPNVKNEPPTCKVDDGIANAFLVYHLIGNVSEMLNDSIVIGLSHNDFLRNEHNVPHPVNRWSYYQKPSLNIGFRCVCEIRNYPW, from the coding sequence ATGAAATACACCCAACTCATTCTACTTGGCTCGTGCATGCTTTTTGCGTTTTCCTTTGCGAAAGAGGGAAATAAAAAAAGTAAAGGAAAAGGGTTTATTCCACCCGGAACCGTAAAAATTTCGGATTCGCTGTTCATGGATAAAACCGAGATTTCAAATTTCAGCTGGCTGGAATATGAAGCATGGACCAAAAGAAACGAACCGGAAAAAAGGAATTCCGTTTTACCAGATACGAATTTGTGGATCACTCCCGAATTCAGCTACACCCCTTTTGAAAAATATTATCACCGCCACTCCGCCTATCGCAATTATCCCGCAGTAGCCATCAGCTTTCAGCAAGCAAAAAAATATTGCAGGTGGAGGACAGCCATGGTCAATCACATGATTTTGGTAAAACTCAAAAAGAAAAAATATGAGGACCCGATCGACCTCAACAATGAGACCTTTGTTGTATATCGATTACCCACTAAAAGTGAATGGGAAAAAGCAGCCTTCGGAGATAAAAATCCCATTCAATATCCATATGGCGTAAATCAGCTAAAGGATCCGAAAAGCGGGAAGAGTCATTCGCATACGCGGGAGGACCGCAACCTGGACGCAACGTTTCCGAATGTAAAAAATGAACCGCCTACCTGTAAAGTGGATGATGGCATTGCCAATGCGTTTTTGGTCTATCATTTGATTGGTAATGTATCGGAAATGCTAAACGATTCAATCGTGATTGGTTTAAGTCACAACGATTTTTTGCGGAACGAGCACAATGTTCCCCATCCGGTGAATCGTTGGAGCTATTATCAAAAACCGTCACTGAACATCGGTTTTCGTTGTGTATGTGAAATCAGAAATTATCCGTGGTAA